In a genomic window of Thunnus thynnus chromosome 16, fThuThy2.1, whole genome shotgun sequence:
- the tmem30b gene encoding cell cycle control protein 50B: MVKHEQETVNRPDNTAFTQQRLPAWQPMLSAGIVIPGFVIIGLAFIGIGVALFVTSRSIQVLEIDYTGVEQNSPCFKCSDPNLKNCKCQLNFSINSLFKGPVFFYYGLSNYFQNYRRYGVSKDDNQLSGDLEYFTSPSDTCAPYEYDSKNTPIVPCGSVANSMFNDTFKLYRIVNGAEKLVPLDGKGIAWWTDYNIKYRNPSITPLKNAFNGTVKPIFWSKPVYELDPSDPANNGFINQDFLVWMRRSALPDFRKLYRRITEGDYAEGLPAGNYSLKIAYNYPVLSFDGRKKVVFSNVSWMGGKNEFLGIAYLVIGSLCVFMSIVMLIVYAKFKFPEEE, encoded by the exons ATGGTGAAGCACGAGCAGGAGACAGTCAACCGGCCTGACAACACCGCCTTCACTCAGCAGAGGCTTCCAGCCTGGCAGCCCATGCTCTCTGCCGGCATTGTCATCCCAGGGTTTGTCATCATTGGTCTGGCATTCATTGGCATTGGCGTCGCTCTCTTTGTCACTTCAAGGAGTATTCAAGTGTTGGAG ATTGACTACACCGGGGTTGAGCAAAACTCACCATGCTTTAAGTGCTCTGACCCAAACTTGAAGAACTGTAAGTGCCAGCTGAACTTCAGCATCAACAGCCTGTTTAAG GGGCCAGTATTCTTTTATTATGGTTTATCCAACTACTTCCAGAACTACAGGAGGTATGGTGTGTCCAAAGATGATAACCAGCTGTCTGGAGACCTGGAATACTTTACG AGTCCCAGTGACACCTGCGCTCCCTATGAGTATGACAGCAAGAATACACCAATTGTACCTTGTGGATCAGTAGCAAACAGCATGTTCAATG ACACCTTCAAGCTGTATCGGATCGTGAATGGTGCAGAGAAGCTGGTGCCCTTAGATGGAAAAGGGATTGCTTGGTGGACAGACTACAACATCAAATACAGAAACCCTTCCATCACACCTCTGAAGAACGCGTTCAACG GTACAGTGAAACCCATATTTTGGTCCAAACCTGTTTACGAGTTGGACCCCTCAGACCCTGCTAACAACGGCTTCATCAATCAAGATTTCCTGGTGTGGATGAGAAGGTCTGCCTTGCCAGATTTCAGAAAACTGTATCGACGAATCACAGAGGGGGATTACGCAGAGGGCCTGCCAGCTGGAAACTACTCCCTCAAAATTGCCTACA ACTATCCTGTCCTGAGCTTCGATGGCAGAAAGAAGGTGGTGTTTAGCAACGTGTCCTGGATGGGTGGCAAGAATGAGTTCCTGGGCATTGCCTACCTCGTGATTGGCTCGTTGTGTGTCTTCATGTCCATAGTCATGCTCATTGTCTATGCTAAATTCAAGTTCCCTGAGGAGGAATGA